Proteins found in one Podarcis muralis chromosome 5, rPodMur119.hap1.1, whole genome shotgun sequence genomic segment:
- the LOC114599042 gene encoding cytochrome P450 4B1-like has translation MDLWRIWHLAIVFCLTCVLVKVIQLHRRRQELLKVLSCFPGPPTHWLYGNISELLPVSKVFQKVESWSLLYPFAFPLWFGNFSACVNITHPDYAKPLLARAEPKDSLAYRNITPWIGKGLLVLHGPKWAQHRKLLTPGFHYSILKPYVTLIAESTKTMLDKWEQLIAQGKSVELFEHVSLMTLDSIMKCAFSYNSNCQMDRENSYVQAVMDLCCLVYARLHTILGQSDLIYWFTPEGYRFRKACQVAHHHTDKIIKERKKSLRDEEELQKIQKKRHLDFLDILLFAKDEDGSGLSDEDLRAEVDTFMFEGHDTTASGISWLLYCLATNPEHQQKCREEIKAILGERDTIHWDDLGKMTYCTLCIKESLRLYPPVPGVSRELSKPITFFDGRTLPEGTWVAISIHLIHKNPSVWKDPEVFDPLRFSPENVSNRNSHAFLPFSAGQRNCIGQQFAMNEMKVALALTLLRFELSPDPTHPAPIPTPQIVLRSHKGIHLRMKKVAQI, from the exons ATGGATCTGTGGCGGATTTGGCACTTGGCGATTGTCTTTTGCCTAACGTGCGTGCTGGTCAAAGTCATCCAGTTGCATCGCCGGAGGCAGGAGCTACTGAAGGTTTTGAGCtgtttcccgggcccccccaccCACTGGCTGTATGGGAACATCTCTGAG CTCTTACCTGTTTCCAAGGTTTTCCAGAAGGTAGAAAGCTGGAGCCTTCTGTATCCATTTGCCTTTCCtttgtggtttggaaacttcTCTGCCTGTGTAAATATCACACACCCTGATTATGCAAAACCGTTACTCGCAagagcag AACCAAAGGACAGCTTGGCCTATCGGAACATAACTCCATGGATAG GGAAAGGCTTGCTCGTCCTGCATGGGCCAAAGTGGGCACAGCATCGAAAGCTTCTCACTCCAGGTTTCCATTATTCCATTTTGAAACCCTATGTGACGCTGATAGCAGAGTCTACAAAAACAATGTTG GATAAATGGGAACAGCTGATCGCACAAGGTAAATCAGTGGAGCTCTTTGAACACGTGAGCTTGATGACTCTTGACAGCATCATGAAATGCGCCTTCAGTTATAACAGCAACTGCCAAATGGACAG GGAGAATTCCTACGTCCAAGCTGTCATGGATCTGTGTTGCTTAGTGTACGCCAGACTGCATACAATCCTGGGTCAGAGTGATTTGATTTACTGGTTTACCCCCGAAGGATATCGGTTTCGGAAGGCTTGCCAGGTTGCCCATCATCATACAG ATAAGATaatcaaagagagaaagaaatctcTGAGGGATGAAGAAGAACTCCAGAAGATCCAGAAAAAGCGGCACCTTGATTTTCTCGACatccttctctttgccaaa GATGAAGATGGTAGTGGGCTATCTGACGAAGATCTGCGTGCTGAGGTGGACACTTTCATGTTTGAAGGCCACGATACCACAGCCAGTGGGATCTCCTGGCTGCTGTATTGCCTTGCAACAAATCCGGAACATCAGCAGAAATGCAGGGAGGAGATCAAGGCCATTCTGGGGGAACGTGACACCATCCACTG GGATGACCTTGGCAAGATGACCTACTGTACCCTATGCATTAAAGAGAGCCTCCGCCTTTACCCTCCAGTGCCAGGAGTGTCCCGAGAGCTCAGCAAACCTATCACATTCTTTGATGGACGGACTTTACCTGAAG GAACTTGGGTTGCGATAAGCATTCATCTCATCCACAAGAATCCCAGCGTATGGAAGGATCCTGAG GTGTTTGATCCTCTGAGGTTTTCTCCTGAGAATGTATCCAACAGAAACTCTCATGCCTTCCTGCCTTTCTCTGCTGGGCAACG GAACTGCATTGGGCAGCAGTTTGCCATGAACGAGATGAAAGTGGCTCTGGCCCTGACTCTGCTTCGGTTCGAGCTTTCGCCTGACCCGACTCATCCTGCGCCTATCCCCACCCCTCAGATTGTCTTGCGTTCCCACAAAGGGATACACCTTCGCATGAAGAAAGTGGCGCAAATCTGA